The genomic stretch CCGCCAGTTGGAGTTCCCGCCGAACATACCCGTATCGGAATCCCCGGGCAGGTACTGCACCCGGTGCTCCTGCCCGTCCTGGTAAAAGAGATAGGGGTCGTGCAGGTGTGCGCGGGAGAGGGACCGGATCCCGTAGTCGCCCAGGAACTCGTTCGCGTCCAGCATCCGGGAGAGAACCCTTCGCAGCCGCTCCTCGGTGAGCAGCGAGAGGTGAAGCCGGCCTCCGACGCCGGGCCGGCCGATGCTGGAGACGGTGGACGCCATACGCGTATGATACCGGTTGAACCAGCGGGCCCGCTCTATGAAGTCCGGCATCTGCTCTGCCACCTCCGGGGTAAAGACCGTGCTTGCAGCGAGCGGCAGCAGCCCCACCAGGGACCGCACCTTCAGCCGTGTCGCGCTCCCGTCGGGCAGGCGGAGGAGGTCGTAGTAGAAGCCGTCCTCCTCGTCCCACATGCCTTCCTGGTGCTCGCCGATGCTGTTCATCGCCGACGCAATCCAGACAAAGTGCTCGTAGAATTTGGTCGCCATCTCCTGGTAGACCGGATCGTGAACGGCGAGCTCGCCGGCGATCTCAAGCATGGTCTGGGCAAAGAGGGCCATCCATGCCGTCCCGTCGGCCTGCTCCAGGTATCCTCCCGTGGGCAGAGGGGCGCTGCGGTCGAAGACCCCGATGTTGTCGAGGCCGAGGAACCCGCCCTCGAAGACGTTCTGGCCGGTGCGGTCCTTGCGGTTCACCCACCAGGTGAAGTTCATCAGCAGTTTCTGGAACATTCTCTCCAGGAATCCCACGTCCCCCGTGCCCAGGAGTTCCTTCTCCGTGCGGTAGATGAACAGGGCGGCCCAGGCGTGCACGGGAGGATTGACGTCGCCGAAGTTCCATTCGTAAGCCGGGATCTGGCCGTTCGGGTGCAGGTAGCGCTCGCGCAGCATCAGGTCGAGCTGGTCTTTGGCAAAGTCCGGGTCCACCATGGCAAGGGCAACGGTATGGAACGCCAGGTCCCATGCCGCATACCAGGGATACTCCCACTTGTCGGGCATGGATATGATGTCGGCGTTCACCATGTGGAACCACGAGGTGTTCCGGACTGAGATCTGCCGGCCTGCGGCGGCATCCGAGCCGTGCTCCCGGAGCCAGCGGTCGACCTCGTAGAGGTAGTACTGTTTCGTCCAGAGCATCCCGGCGAGCGCCTGGCGCATCACGTTCGCCGCATCGGGGCCGACCGACGGAGGGGTGATGTTCTCGTAGAAGGCGTCCGCCTCCCTCTGCCGCTCTGCGAGCACGTTCTCAAAGGGGCTCCCGAACGGTGTCTCCTCCCCGGAGGGCGGGGTCTGGTTCAGCCGCAGCCGTATCCTCTGCACCTCCCCCGGAGCGAGGGTCAACCGGTAGTGCGCAGAGGATTTTGTCCCGGATCCTTCCGGGTTCACGGCATCGGCGCGTCCTTCGACGATGTAGTTGTTGATGCCGTCCTTGACGAACGGCGTGGCGTTCGGCGTCCCGAAGAGGCGCTCCGTGTTGGTCTCGTTCTCGGTGAAGAGCAGTTCGGGGGCGCCTTCACAGGAGAGG from Methanoculleus chikugoensis encodes the following:
- a CDS encoding MGH1-like glycoside hydrolase domain-containing protein, whose amino-acid sequence is MLEIRASGIPWRRWGPYLSERQWGTVREDYGEDGNSWAYFTHDQARSRAYRWGEDGIAGISDDAQRLCFALALWNGADPIIKERLFGLNNGEGNHGEDVKEYYYYLDNTPSHSYMKYLYRYPQAAFPYNDLVETNRQRTRYDLEYELIDTGIFDGDRYFDVFVEYAKATPEDILVQVTVHNRGPEEASLHVLPTLWFRNTWWQGGGGEKPSLRRAEGPPGTSVIAAGHPDLGQRYLSCEGAPELLFTENETNTERLFGTPNATPFVKDGINNYIVEGRADAVNPEGSGTKSSAHYRLTLAPGEVQRIRLRLNQTPPSGEETPFGSPFENVLAERQREADAFYENITPPSVGPDAANVMRQALAGMLWTKQYYLYEVDRWLREHGSDAAAGRQISVRNTSWFHMVNADIISMPDKWEYPWYAAWDLAFHTVALAMVDPDFAKDQLDLMLRERYLHPNGQIPAYEWNFGDVNPPVHAWAALFIYRTEKELLGTGDVGFLERMFQKLLMNFTWWVNRKDRTGQNVFEGGFLGLDNIGVFDRSAPLPTGGYLEQADGTAWMALFAQTMLEIAGELAVHDPVYQEMATKFYEHFVWIASAMNSIGEHQEGMWDEEDGFYYDLLRLPDGSATRLKVRSLVGLLPLAASTVFTPEVAEQMPDFIERARWFNRYHTRMASTVSSIGRPGVGGRLHLSLLTEERLRRVLSRMLDANEFLGDYGIRSLSRAHLHDPYLFYQDGQEHRVQYLPGDSDTGMFGGNSNWRGPIWFPMNIMLIRALLNLYAYYGNDFTVECPTGSGNRMNLYQVSEEIARRLTRVFLRDENDRRPVFGYAQKFQDDPHWRDYLLFYEYFHGDNGAGIGASHQTGWTGLVARIIQLFGYMSPEQVLGEEARKLVYRKEGSLPQPVQGPAAR